The Raphanus sativus cultivar WK10039 chromosome 6, ASM80110v3, whole genome shotgun sequence sequence taaaggacttttacttttttttttgtctctcagGTGCAAGAAGGTAGCAAAGGCCCGATTTTTGAGGATGGTCCTGCCTTTAATTCAGCTTTCAAGCTCTTCCATGGCAAAGACGGTATTGTTCCGTTATCTGGACGTTCCAGTTTCAGAGATGATCTCGGAGACGAGACTCCACTGTTCAATCCTCTTGCGGGGAAGGTTGCTACCATTAGCCTGTCAGCTTTTGGTCCTGGAGGACCTTTTGGGTTTGGTCCTTTCTCTGACAAgttcaagaaacaaaagaagaacaacaaaaaacaaGAGGTAAAGATTGTACAAAAAGACTTGCTATGGAGATCAGGAACTTATTcagttttgctttttttttttcgcaGTCTGGGGACTCATCCAAGCACGAGGCAGTTGGTGACGAGTGGTTAAAAACCGGCAACTGTCCGATCGCGAAATCATACAGAGCGGCAAGCAAAGTCATGCCTCTTGTGGCGAAAGCATTACAGCCACCACCTGGTATGAAGTTTAGGTGTCCAGCTCCTATAGTAGCTGCAAGAGCTGCGCTTTCCAAGACCCCTTTGGTTAAAAGCCTTCGCCCTCAGCCTTTACCTGAAAAGATGCTCGCCATCGCTCTCATGGGGATGGCTGCAAACGTGCCTCTCGGTGTTTGGAGGGAACACACCGTCAAGTTTTCGCCTTCGTGGTTTGTGGCCGTTCATGCTGCTGTGCCTTTCATAGCTATGCTCAGGAAATCTGTGCTCATGCCTAAAGCAGCCATGGCTTTGACTATCGGAGCGTCCATCTTGGGACAGGTGATTGGGTCGAGAGCTGAACGTTACCGTCTCAGAGCGTTAGCTGCGAGTACAGTTGCTGAAACATCGACTGTTACTGCTGGTGATGGACACAACGACCAGGTGTCTGATGGTGCAGGCTTTGCTAAAGGACATTGTGGTGCAGGGGAAGGAGTGAAGGAGGTTTATTACAATGTGAATATTGGTGAACCAGCTAAATCAACTGGACTCTGCTATTGATATATGTTCTTATTAAAACTACAAAATTACTATGCAAGGATTGCAATGTTCTGTGTGGGAAAGTTAATTCAGTAATATTGTGTAagacataataataataaaggtGAATAATTCCCTCAGTAAAGACGTActttaatttgattaaaaacagaaaaagaaaactcaaaaTATGAAGAGTAGTAAACTTAAAACAGTCAGAACAGCATCTGACCGATTATATAAATGTAAAGAGATGTTAAATAGTTTCAGTAGTTCAGTAGCTGCCAACATGTTGCCTTGGCATGCTACCACCTGCGTTTCTTCCCGTTGTGTTCCCGTAAACGCTACTAGTGTGTTGTCCTTGTGGCTCACTCAGAAAGCTTGGGCAGTTGGCAAAAACATGAGCATTGCTCCCACATGCGTCACACAAAGTAGCACCACCAAGAGGTCTTGACTCGTTACTGTGTTGATTACCGAACTGATTCACTTGGTTTGCTGCAGGTAATCCAAACTCACTGCGTGGCACGTCAAGTGATGAGGTCTCTCTGGTCCCTGAAGTTCCAATACCGGAGATAAAAGCACCAGACCTGTAGTTAGAACTCTCTGGGTTTGTAGTCACAGGATTTGCATCTTCTGTTCTGAGTTTATTCATTGCCTCTAGAAGGGACCTGGTATCTGAAGAATAATCCAGCCTCTCCGCTTTCACAACTGTTGCTTTCACACGGCTTTCGTCGCTAAAGGTCTCTTCCTTCACCTTCAGCTTGAaaatgtacttggtgaaagcaGCCTTGCGGACGATGTCTTCAAACTTCTCCTCATCACGATCCTCATTCTTCATATAATACAGATCTTTCGCAGGAATCCCCATTATCTCCTCACCAGCTTCCTGAAACGCTGTGGCCCAGGTTACTCCTGTATGGTCCTGTAACTGCAGCTGCAATATATACTTGTAGTCACACTCATCCACGCATTTGTCACACTTCTCACACCTCCAAGTCCCGTCTCCGTTATTAGTGACCTTTTTGCTGCAGGGACGGTCTCCATTGATGATAGGACAAGCTGTGTAGCAGAAATTCTCAACCTTCATGAACGAAATGGTGGCACTGACTGTGATCCAGTCAGGCTTCTCTGAGGTCCCTAGATTCTCGTCCTTGATTTGAGTGATTACCTTGCGAACCTCTTGTCTGCCAG is a genomic window containing:
- the LOC130496685 gene encoding uncharacterized protein LOC130496685; translated protein: MDQESSQCPFVAESIIQKCPFLRNINKPTSFSLSSLSFPVPVQEGSKGPIFEDGPAFNSAFKLFHGKDGIVPLSGRSSFRDDLGDETPLFNPLAGKVATISLSAFGPGGPFGFGPFSDKFKKQKKNNKKQESGDSSKHEAVGDEWLKTGNCPIAKSYRAASKVMPLVAKALQPPPGMKFRCPAPIVAARAALSKTPLVKSLRPQPLPEKMLAIALMGMAANVPLGVWREHTVKFSPSWFVAVHAAVPFIAMLRKSVLMPKAAMALTIGASILGQVIGSRAERYRLRALAASTVAETSTVTAGDGHNDQVSDGAGFAKGHCGAGEGVKEVYYNVNIGEPAKSTGLCY